aaaaataaaactaatgaacggtggaaaataataaaaattgtatttttttaaaatacaaatatttttggtcaattaaaaatattaaaattcaatttttgataatttttcataaacaattaaattagttaatgaacggtggaaaatgttttccactcaaaatttaagtttcagccgaacaccggaaaatatagccattttctggaaaatgacttatgggaaaatgttttagaaaatgGCTCATTTTACTGCGAAACGAACGGATCCTTAACAATGAAAGAGTCGAATCTTTTGTCATTTCTAAAACTGAGGCTAATAAAGGTGCAATTGTAGCTCATGAGGCATCGCCATCTAAAAAGGAACAAGGGTCTCATCTGATCATTTCTCCAGATTCTTAGGTCCTACGGTGATTGGTATTGAGCTcgtccattaaaaaaaatcccacCAAAAGCGCACACAATGCAAAATACATCAACAGAACGTTTTTTTCCATAGATCCATTACCATGGACACACGATGCTCCCATTCAAGGAATTCTTTGCGTGCAATTATGAATGTTTCTTTCCATAACGTTGGAAGTAAAttcaacaaaggaaaatgaaaaaaaaaaaaaaaaaaacgcgaaCCATGTAAAAGCTAAGAAAATTCGTGCATGAGCAAAGTGGGcggagttgaaaaaaaaaaaaaaaaaaaaaaggcgctTCACTCGCCAAGCGGGAAGATTAAAAACCCCAGACGCGGAACAACAATTCGAGCTAACAAGGGTCTAGTTTAGGGAGAGGTGAATCGTAAAGTTGCAAGATAAAGAGTGAAGTAAATCGATCCGAGAGATGAAGAGCGCTTTCATCATTGGCAAGTTTCATATACGACCTTCGGGTTTtccagagaagagagagagaaagatagagaGGCAATCGCAGATTTTGACCCTGTAATTTCCCCAACGCCGCCGCCCCTTCTAGCTACGCCACGGAATGAACGTGGCCTTTGCAAGTtaatggagatttttttttttttttattattattattattattattattattattattattattattattattattattattattattattattattattattattattattattattattattattattattattattattattattattattattattattattattattattattattattattattattattattattattattattattattattattattattattattattattattattattattattattgttgttgttgttggtttttttgggggggggtgggGCTGGGCTGCCGTGGGCTATTTTGGTCAATGAACATTTTCATCGATTTGCTACTAGGATCCTCTACTTTTTCTAGTTTTCGATACTTGACCCGCGAGTATTCTAAATACAAACGATTGGTGCGGGCACTCGTGAGTTCGACAACTCGTGCAAATTCAGATTGAAAATGGACGGGTGTGGATAAATTGTTATCGCTTGATTTCAATGTTTGGTTGCGGACGTTTCATGAACAAATCTCTTGGGCTTTTAACAAgggaattacaaaaaaaatcataaatctattgtaattatgtaaattcaattctaaacattttctttaccaattaagttttaaaattttgcatctatatgtcaatttagtccatccaggtcaattttggccgaaaatcatTGATATAGATGACGGTCGTCCTATGTAATATTACTAACGCTAATATgagtaattttttataataacttttgtcacgcccgaacctcgAGTGCGTGTACAACCCTCAGTGGTCGATAGAATTTTGCAACATTCCCAAGACTAGTCGctgacccttttcattttattacacatgcagAAACAAATTaactaatcccctgacaataacaaacatgggataggaaagtaggacaactagtttcaaatcaaatacactttCATAAACACCCCAAGCTTATACAGAAGGTTTATCTCATAAAGGATTACTGAGTCACCTATGCTCCTGACCCTTTCGCTTCAAACTCCAAGTTCTTCACACTAGGACCTGAAAGttgttattcaataaccagtgaaatgtaaatctcagcgagttcttcCCCTAGTCCCCTGAttagtacaccaactcaactcggggtatctcttcagaacaaaaaaaaaaccaaggattaacaatcaacaatcaatAGTCGATTCACATACATCCTTACCtggtatgccataccctgcacgtCATAGCTCAGCACGATACACACAATGCACATGACCATTAGATGATGCAGTTTATCAATCACATACGAATCGCGTTATAAGCGATCTCACCTGGCTATTGCCACACAAACGCGTTGTTTGAGGTagaggcgcggacgcaccgccatccctcatCTCAGCCTAGTATTGTCCTCTTTGGACCCTGTACTGGCACGGATGAACCGCCATCCCAGGCCACCCCTCAAGGCTTTGTTCTTAGTATAGCGGAAGCATATGTGAAAcacgttatcgattcatgcgtgcGTGTCATAAACAATGTGCTCAACTCATGCATGACTAGAACTAAAGATGCCATGATTCTCATGCGTTCTTACACATTATGGCACCACACAGCACACATCGATCGATCACATGGATCCCAGTCAATAAAACAGATAACGGTCTTCTGGCATAATTGGGCATCGTTTTGCACCATcaagcacggcaacgtctacatctagatgtCATTCCATATAGAAACATCGGCCCAGCTTCCACTGCGACTGGCATCCGTTGAtgtggggcattcccgaaggagcatcagCCCAGCATCCACTgtgaccggcatccgttgacgtggggcattcccgaaggagcatcgtccggCCCCAAAGGCTCGTGACGGCATCTCATATCATTCAATTTCGGCCAGGATACCGTGCATTacactcaaatacctcaattaaaatggtgatcccggcctattttcttcatattagaaataTATGGTAAAATAATTTAGTGCGGGGACACGGTTAGatcgaacaaaaaaatttgtgtcatCTCTTTGAAAATCCCACAATTTGGTATAGTATTTAAAAACACTTTTGGCATCCAAAATCTGACACatagtattttctaattaaataccaacaATCTCCAATCACTATACTATTACACAAAACATCACCCAATTCACGCGGATGTCCATGCATTTATACATTCATTcacttcataaaatcaattcattcacttcataaaatcaatacacaTGAAATTAGATCACTTTTCATTCTCGGGTGAATGGTGCACGTGAACCGTGTTTTCGTGAACAGTTCGCGCGAACAGTGAAATTCCAGAATTAAGTAACTATTAAATTAAATCcacaattcattaaaaaatttaattaaaacaagCAAAGTATCAAGAACCATCACCAAACTAACATCGGTCCTAATTGGTAGAAATCGGGTCTTCACGCATCTCTAAATTTAAATCCAGAAACCTAACCAATAGAGCtcagaaaattcccaaatttgaatatattgtaAAGGACCCGtaaatgaacattttcatgCAGACATCTAAACCCAGATCCTTCTATATTCGGCCCAGTAAATCACTCAATCCAGCGCCAAAGTTAGGTCCATTCTCAGAAAGTCAGTTTTccgaaatcagtttggttcaagGTCTTAAACAcgtcaatttgatttgaaatttgagtatgttaaactataAGAggtgaaaaacaatttttatgaagaaaccattttaaaattcgaacTCCAAGAGTCAATAAAACCCCTAGAATCCTAAAAGGTCACCTGTTCCAGCGAAAATTACAGTTCTGTTCGAAAATGGCGGAGCTAATATCTCCTACTTATAAGTCcttaaaaatcttgagaaaaaatatatgttgtatcTTGAGAGATCTAAAATATTTATCTAGAAGACATCGGCTTCAGATTCGCGACTGATTTCAATCTACAAAAATCACAAACAGCAGACATCCAGGAACCAGTTCTGAAGAACAGCCTCTGTTTTCACCCAAATCATCCCCAACGATGCAAATCTCCCTGATTTGACTAATATTAACCCATTCTAATACTAATCTAACTATTATAAATCATTACTAGTCTCTATTTAAGCCATCCTAAACCAATCTTAAACCTAATCAGCCTCCTAAgtaagtttaggcactaatcaaAGGATTAGGAGTTCCGATGACATGAGCGCAACGGTGGTGGCGAGGGCTACGCACGGTTACGTCCAAAATGTCATGGAGGCACTCGGAAAAAGTGGGTCTCAGCGGAGGTGGTTTCTGATTTGGCAAGAACGGCGGGCGAACGGCTTGCAGATGGGTGGTGCGGCTCGGCGGCGGTGGATGGCGGCTTGCGGACAGTGATGGCCCATGGCCATGGCGCATGATGGTGGCTGGTTTGGGACAAGACAGTAGCACACGGTGCTGTTTTTGGGAGCAAAACAGAAAAGACACTaaagagaaaaagtgaagaagaagagggacgtGGGAATGGGGTTGTTGAGAGGAGGAAGGGaggaaagtgagagagagaaacaataattaaaaaaaaaagggagggggaagTTGCAGGAAATTGCAGCAGAAGAGTGGTGTAGGTGAGGGGGTGGAAaagtgggagagagagggagaaaaagaagaaagagaggagaaaaagttACCGTAAGTGGGGGTAGAAATTGCGTGCGAAGGAGGGGGAAGCATagaggagaggagaaagagaaagagagagagaaaataataataatattgttatcattttatttttcttcaatctccaatttttcatccgataattcttttttctgaaatttcgcgatgtcacaactttttacttattttctttctcttccttcttcctctagttggtCGTTGGGCCTCAGCAACCAACTAGAGGCAACGGTCGGTGAGGTTGACCTTAGGTTGACCTTGCCAACCTCTAGCGAAGCTCACCCCCACCGACCATTGGCgagggtgaggctcgacctcgccaatgACTGGCGAGGTGAAGCTTGCCCCTGCCAATCATTGAGGTCAACAAGCAGctagaggaaaaaggaagggaaggaaaaaaaaagaaaaagaaaaaaaatgaaaaatgaaaagaaaaagaaaataaataaataaatttgaataaaatattaaaatattatcaacaaTTGTCCACGTCGGCGATTATACCTATGTAGAACGGCTAGCGTCATgttatagatttttttatcaaaattggtcggatgatTCGAACcgacaaaaatataaaagttttaggactcaattgggtgaaaaaaaagaaagttcagAACTATATTGGTTAATTGCAACAAGTTTAACacttttttgtaattctccctATAAAAGACAAAGCGGTTTGCTCGCGGAACGTCCACAGCCAGACACTCGGATTAAGTGATAACAATCATAGTTCTTCTTGGCACCAAAGAATGCCTTGTCCAAAGCTCCTCTTGTCTTGTCTGTTGCTTCAAttgatgttcttttttcttgtcccTGAGGTTGCTCAAGGTCACGGTCTCAAAGTAGGGTTTTACCAGAAGGCGTGCCCAAACGCAGAGGCCATCGTGAAGGAAGTCATCGGCCAAGTCTTGTCCATCGATCCGAGTCTCTCCGGCCCTATTTTGAGGCTGCACTTTCACGATTGCTTCGTTAGGGTAAGTAAGAGAGCGAGCTCTCATGCTCCTCTTCCCACTACGCGTTTGAAGTTTTACCATTTTCTTATAACTTGACTAGTTGCATGTAACTAAAGTTCGGATTCTAAGATGAGTAgtaattggcaaaaaaaaaaaaaaaaaaaagagggtgagaagtTAGAACCTGGGCTTTCATCTGAAGGGGTAAAGCATGGCAGGGATGCATCAAGATTTACAAAATTGGCTTACCTGATAACAATAtgataaaatggaaaatggGTATTAGAACTAGTCATGCCAGTAAATGGTATTCAGCTCTCAACATACTTCGCTAGATTCGTCCATGGTTGCGAACTATTGTTTTCATGAACTCTCGGTTGAATGATGCTTTGTTCTGGGCTTTTCCACAGGGCTGTGAAGGTTCGGTGCTACTGGAATCCCCGACCTATCAATCCGAGAAGTACGCGATTCGGAAGCTTGGCCTTCGAGGTTACCAAGAGATTGATAGAGTCAAAACAGCGTTGGAGAAGGCATGCCCTGGCATCGTTTCGTGTGCTGACATCTTGGCCCTTGTCACTAGAGATATTGTCGTCGCGGTGCGCATATTCATAAATCATCTCCTCAATATTTTGTCCTCAATTTGATTGTGGAAAGCAAATTTTGGCCACACATATCATAGAGGATAAGTAcccacaatttatttattttttttaatgagaaaaacatttttatatagatattgGGTTGTTTTTTCTTGTGTTGTCGCTTTAGACCGGAGGACTTTTCTATGATTGGCCACACGTATCATAGAGGATAAGTAcccacaatttatttttttttttgaatgagaAAACCatttttatatagatattgggtttttttttttcttgtgttgTCACTTTAGACCGGAGGACTTTTCTATGATTGGCCACACGTATCATAGAGGATAAGTAcccacaatttatttatttttttgaatgagAAAACCatttttatatagatattgggttttttttttcttgtgttgTCGCTTTAGACCAGAGAACTTTTCTATGATTGGCCACACGTATCATAGAGGATAAGTAcccacaatttatttttatttttttggatgagaaaaacatttttatatagatattggagtttttttttttttcttgtgttgTCGCTGTAGACCGGAGGACTTTTCTATGATGTGGAAACCGGACGAAGAGATGGGTACGTTTCTATTTTGGAGGAGGCACTTAGGGATTTAATACCACCATCGACCAACATTACAACTCTGAAAGCAGATTTTGCAAAGAGAGGCCTTAGTGCGAAGGACCTTGTTGTCCTATCAGGTAATACATAATCTCCAATTACTGCTTCACATGCTTTGTCCAATATTTTGGAGAAATTCACGTAagtttatcaagaaaaagactGCCATTTGAGCACGAGATACATGAACGCAATCAGCGGCACAGAGAGAAAATGTAATTTGTAACGTTAGATCAATGCCAATTCCAATTTCCAATTGACCAGGTGGGCACACCATTGGAAATTCACACTGC
This genomic stretch from Eucalyptus grandis isolate ANBG69807.140 chromosome 3, ASM1654582v1, whole genome shotgun sequence harbors:
- the LOC104437655 gene encoding peroxidase 27-like; amino-acid sequence: MPCPKLLLSCLLLQLMFFFLVPEVAQGHGLKVGFYQKACPNAEAIVKEVIGQVLSIDPSLSGPILRLHFHDCFVRGCEGSVLLESPTYQSEKYAIRKLGLRGYQEIDRVKTALEKACPGIVSCADILALVTRDIVVATGGLFYDVETGRRDGYVSILEEALRDLIPPSTNITTLKADFAKRGLSAKDLVVLSGGHTIGNSHCAAFSNRLYNFTGKGDADPTLDSNYIARLKLSCKPNDQTTLVEMDPGSARTFDIKYFDLILKRRGLFTSDAALLDDKQTKAYLDFQIKTGGSTFFKDFGVSMVKMGRIGVLTKTAGEVRKVCTKVN